In Cucurbita pepo subsp. pepo cultivar mu-cu-16 chromosome LG04, ASM280686v2, whole genome shotgun sequence, the following are encoded in one genomic region:
- the LOC111792231 gene encoding mitochondrial substrate carrier family protein E-like isoform X1: MAAHSSTSNNDRALRTATSNQFFAWREFIWGAIAGAFGEGMMHPIDTIKTRIQSQAILYGSQNQKGLLQMVQSVWKIDGFRGFYRGIAPGVTGSLATGATYFGVIESSKKWIEETHPSLGGHWAHFIAGAVGDTLGSFVYVPCEVMKQRMQVQGTRSSWSSLPMKDNISMKHGGQMYGYYSGMFQAGRSILKQQGLRGLYAGYWSTLARDVPFAGLMVMFYEALKDLTEHGKQRWMPNSDVNSSLEGLVLGGLAGGLSAYLTTPLDVIKTRMQVQGSNFRYNSWLDAVRTIWGSEGTKGMFRGSIPRITWYIPASALTFMAVEFLRDHFNERLDDESKKEATSLSADRKGTLGEVA, from the exons CATGGAGGGAATTTATATGGGGAGCTATTGCTGGAGCATTTGGAGAAGGAATGATGCACCCTATTGATACCATAAAGACTCGGATTCAAAGCCAGGCTATTCTATATGGAAGTCAA AATCAAAAGGGCCTGTTGCAGATGGTCCAATCAGTATGGAAAATTGACGGATTTAGGG GCTTTTATAGGGGTATAGCTCCTGGAGTTACTGGCTCACTTGCCACTGGAGCTACATACTTTGGTGTCATTGAGTCCAGCAAGAAATGGATTGAAGAAACACATCCTAGCCTTGGCGGTCATTGGGCTCATTTCATTGCTGGAGCAGTTG GTGATACACTGGGTTCATTTGTATATGTTCCATGTGAAGTTATGAAGCAACGGATGCAAGTTCAAGGCACAAGGTCATCTTGGAGCTCCCTTCCCATGAAGGATAATATCTCTATGAAGCATGGTGGGCAAATGTATGGCTATTATTCAGGGATGTTCCAGGCTGGTCGTTCAATCTTGAAGCAACAAGGACTAAGAGGATTGTATGCAGG ATATTGGTCTACACTTGCCAGGGATGTGCCGTTTGCTGGTCTAATG GTCATGTTTTATGAGGCGCTAAAAGATTTGACCGAGCATGGGAAGCAAAGATGGATGCCTAATTCAGATGTTAATAGCTCCTTGGAAGGACTTGTGTTGGGGGGATTAGCTGGTG GTCTCAGTGCTTATCTGACCACTCCCTTGGATGTGATCAAAACAAGAATGCAAGTTCAGGGATCAAATTTCAG GTATAACAGCTGGTTAGATGCAGTGAGAACTATATGGGGGAGTGAAGGAACAAAGGGGATGTTTAGGGGTAGCATACCCAGAATCACATGGTACATTCCAGCTTCTGCTCTAACTTTTATGGCTGTAGAATTTCTGAGAGACCATTTCAATGAAAGATTGGACGATGAATCCAAAAAAGAAGCTACTAGCTTATCAGCTGACAGAAAAGGAACTTTGGGAGAAGTAGCATAA
- the LOC111792231 gene encoding mitochondrial substrate carrier family protein E-like isoform X2, protein MVQSVWKIDGFRGFYRGIAPGVTGSLATGATYFGVIESSKKWIEETHPSLGGHWAHFIAGAVGDTLGSFVYVPCEVMKQRMQVQGTRSSWSSLPMKDNISMKHGGQMYGYYSGMFQAGRSILKQQGLRGLYAGYWSTLARDVPFAGLMVMFYEALKDLTEHGKQRWMPNSDVNSSLEGLVLGGLAGGLSAYLTTPLDVIKTRMQVQGSNFRYNSWLDAVRTIWGSEGTKGMFRGSIPRITWYIPASALTFMAVEFLRDHFNERLDDESKKEATSLSADRKGTLGEVA, encoded by the exons ATGGTCCAATCAGTATGGAAAATTGACGGATTTAGGG GCTTTTATAGGGGTATAGCTCCTGGAGTTACTGGCTCACTTGCCACTGGAGCTACATACTTTGGTGTCATTGAGTCCAGCAAGAAATGGATTGAAGAAACACATCCTAGCCTTGGCGGTCATTGGGCTCATTTCATTGCTGGAGCAGTTG GTGATACACTGGGTTCATTTGTATATGTTCCATGTGAAGTTATGAAGCAACGGATGCAAGTTCAAGGCACAAGGTCATCTTGGAGCTCCCTTCCCATGAAGGATAATATCTCTATGAAGCATGGTGGGCAAATGTATGGCTATTATTCAGGGATGTTCCAGGCTGGTCGTTCAATCTTGAAGCAACAAGGACTAAGAGGATTGTATGCAGG ATATTGGTCTACACTTGCCAGGGATGTGCCGTTTGCTGGTCTAATG GTCATGTTTTATGAGGCGCTAAAAGATTTGACCGAGCATGGGAAGCAAAGATGGATGCCTAATTCAGATGTTAATAGCTCCTTGGAAGGACTTGTGTTGGGGGGATTAGCTGGTG GTCTCAGTGCTTATCTGACCACTCCCTTGGATGTGATCAAAACAAGAATGCAAGTTCAGGGATCAAATTTCAG GTATAACAGCTGGTTAGATGCAGTGAGAACTATATGGGGGAGTGAAGGAACAAAGGGGATGTTTAGGGGTAGCATACCCAGAATCACATGGTACATTCCAGCTTCTGCTCTAACTTTTATGGCTGTAGAATTTCTGAGAGACCATTTCAATGAAAGATTGGACGATGAATCCAAAAAAGAAGCTACTAGCTTATCAGCTGACAGAAAAGGAACTTTGGGAGAAGTAGCATAA
- the LOC111793164 gene encoding DNAJ protein JJJ1 homolog: MASGKRCHYEVLGLHIDSTADEIRSAYRKLALQRHPDKLVQSGLSPADATAQFQELQHAYEVLSDPKERAWYDSHRSQILFSDAASVNSNSVVPNLFPFFSNTVYSGYSDSGRGFYKIYSEIFDKIYGNEINFAKKLGLRLDMVREAPVMGNLDSPYTQVTAFYNYWLGFCTVMDFCWADQYDVMAGPNRKLRRLMEEDNKKLRKKAKKEYNETVRGLAEFVKKRDKRVLDMAMKRNLEMEKKKQEEKERKKRLEREKMEKLRAYEEPDWAKVEEVEDDEDDEFEEENKRGKELYCVLCGKKFKSEKQWKNHEQSKKHKEKVAEFRETLDDEGESEEFVDEVEVEEETTLLDDGIDKLGEQFKESFDVEAEETISGAELSGSENNNIHEVDRTDTGAEAQGSDDDETDVLEAMAAGLRNRKNTASVNQHKASPVKAQVENENDELNPADYDNGRRGRKSRRAKKKGKGNDEAMNEIDSQNEKNNGDETSHQQDSPSQLLANNESSDKGASELAKEQKISSKSADRKAVVQNDTKINSRHSSKGKKSKATSKDSGNLCATCGEQFESRNKLHKHLGATGHAALKY, translated from the exons ATGGCGTCCGGCAAGCGATGCCATTACGAGGTTCTGGGCTTGCACATCGACTCCACCGCCGATGAGATTAGATCGGCATACCGAAAGCTAGCCCTCCAGCGCCACCCCGATAAGCTTGTCCAGTCCGGTTTGTCTCCGGCGGATGCCACGGCTCAGTTTCAAGAGCTTCAGCATGCTTACGAGGTCCTCTCCGATCCTAAGGAACGCGCCTGGTACGACTCTCATCGTTCCCAAATCCTTTTCTCTGATGCCGCTTCGGTTAATTCCAACTCTGTTGTTCCGAATCTGTTTCCGTTTTTCTCCAATACCGTTTATTCTGGCTATTCGGATTCTGGACGAGGGTTTTACAAGATCTATTCTGAAATTTTTGACAAAATTTACGGAAATGAGATTAATTTCGCCAAGAAATTAGGATTGCGTTTGGATATGGTTCGCGAAGCTCCGGTTATGGGGAATTTGGATAGTCCGTACACGCAGGTGACTGCGTTTTATAATTACTGGCTTGGATTTTGTACGGTTATGGATTTTTGTTGGGCTGATCAGTATGATGTTATGGCCGGTCCCAACCGGAAATTGAGGAGGCTAATGGAGGAGGATAACAAGAAGCTGAGGAAGAAGGCAAAGAAGGAGTACAATGAGACAGTGAGAGGTTTGGCTGAGTTTGTGAAGAAGAGGGATAAGAGAGTGCTCGATATGGCCATGAAAAGGAACttggaaatggagaagaagaagcaagaggagaaagaaaggaaaaaaaggttAGAGAGGGAGAAGATGGAGAAGCTTAGGGCATATGAGGAACCAGATTGGGCAAAGGTTGAGGAGGTTGAGGACGATGAGGACGACGAGTTTGAGGAAGAGAATAAGAGAGGGAAAGAGCTTTACTGCGTTTTGTGTGGGAAAAAGTTCAAGAGTGAAAAGCAGTGGAAGAATCACGAGCAGTCGAAAAAGCACAAGGAGAAGGTTGCGGAGTTCAGAGAAACACTAGATGATGAGGGTGAATCTGAAGAATTTGTCGACGAAGtagaagttgaagaagaaacgaCACTGCTGGATGATGGGATTGATAAACTAGGGGAGCAGTTCAAGGAGAGTTTCGATGTTGAAGCAGAAGAAACCATAAGTGGGGCAGAACTTAGTGGGAGTGAAAACAACAATATTCATGAAGTTGATAGAACAGATACGGGTGCTGAGGCACAAGGATCTGATGACGACGAAACCGATGTTCTTGAAGCAATGGCAGCTGGTCTCCGAAATAGAAAAAACACAGCTTCAGTGAATCAGCATAAAGCTTCTCCAGTCAAAGCTCAGGTCgaaaatgagaatgatgaGCTTAATCCAGCAGATTATGATAACGGTAGGAGGGGAAGAAAAAGTCGTCGAGCCAAAAAGAAGGGCAAGGGAAATGATGAAGCTATGAATGAAATAGATTCACAAAATGAGAAAAACAATGGAGATGAAACATCACATCAGCAGGATTCTCCTTCCCAGTTGCTAGCCAACAACGAAAGTAGCGATAAGGGGGCCAGTGAATTggcaaaagaacaaaagatttCGAGTAAATCTGCTGATCGGAAGGCGGTCGTGCAGAATGACACAAAGATCAACTCTAGGCATTCATCTAAAGGAAAGAAATCCAAG GCAACATCAAAGGATTCTGGCAATTTATGCGCAACTTGTGGAGAGCAGTTTGAATCAAG GAATAAACTGCATAAGCATTTGGGAGCCACAGGACATGCtgctttaaaatattga
- the LOC111793165 gene encoding PLASMODESMATA CALLOSE-BINDING PROTEIN 3-like translates to MSCGMPVLAIGLLILAMTGHSRATWCVCKSGLGDAALQKTLDYACGAGADCVPIHQNGGCFLPNTVEAHCSYAANSYFQRKGQAPGSCDFSGTAMVTTTNPSISGCVYPSSASPVNSGTIPVSGTPTTTNPGTGFTPTTTTNTPFGSTTPTGGVMGGNGFGTGSNGLGPPGVGGMNTDYSASGSRLQLTLIANVLAFLFAIMFFKHMV, encoded by the exons ATGTCTTGTGGGATGCCTGTTTTAGCTATTGGGCTGCTTATTCTCGCCATGACTGGCCATTCAC GTGCAACATGGTGTGTTTGCAAGAGCGGATTGGGCGATGCAGCTCTTCAGAAGACACTGGACTACGCTTGTGGAGCTGGGGCTGACTGTGTCCCTATTCATCAAAATGGTGGCTGTTTCCTTCCCAACACTGTCGAGGCCCATTGTTCCTATGCTGCTAATAGCTATTTCCAAAGGAAGGGCCAAGCTCCAGGTTCCTGTGATTTTTCTGGCACAGCAATGGTCACTACTACCAACCCCA GCATTTCAGGCTGCGTTTATCCTTCTAGCGCTAG CCCTGTAAATAGTGGGACTATTCCAGTGTCTGGGACTCCAACCACCACCAACCCGGGCACTGGATTTACTCCAACCACCACAACCAACACTCCATTTGGTTCTACAACACCTACCGGCGGTGTCATGGGCGGGAACGGCTTCGGCACCGGTAGCAACGGTCTAGGACCACCGGGCGTTGGCGGGATGAACACCGACTACAGTGCCAGCGGATCAAGGCTCCAACTTACTCTCATTGCTAATGTACTTGCTTTCTTGTTTGCAATCATGTTCTTTAAGCATATGGTTTGA
- the LOC111792334 gene encoding flavonoid 3'-monooxygenase, whose protein sequence is MDEISLFFSAAITLASVVLLYRLLFHQRNSRSLPLPPGPKPWPIVGNLPQIGGAPLHSLLADMSGEYGPLMYLRFGSVDVVVAASAAIAEQFLKIRDTNFLSRPPNAGAKYIAYNYQDMVFAPYGPRWRLLRKISAVHLFSSKALEDHRRVREEEVGVLVQALARSGEAPATLGSLLTVCTANALGRTMIGRRVFGDGSGGGDPMSDQFKAMVEQVMILSGKFNPGDFFPSLDWLDLLGVAREMKKVHKWFDDLLSKILEEHRNLLASGGGGGGGEHQDLLSTLLSARDRAEDENEKLNDTEIKALLLNMFTAGTDTSASTVEWALAELIRHPKMMHQAQQELDSIVGRDRVVSDLDLPKLGYLQAVVKETFRLHPPTPLSLPRMAAESCEISGYRIPKGSTLLVDVWAISRDPKEWTSPLEFRPDRFLPGGEKAHVDVKGNDFGVIPFGAGRRICVGMSMGLRMVQILTASLVHSFDWALPSGLSPGELNMDEAFGLTLRRAQPLVAHPRPRLSPGVYQ, encoded by the exons atggacgaaatctctctcttcttctctgcCGCCATAACCTTGGCCTCCGTCGTCCTCCTCTACCGCCTTTTATTCCACCAACGAAATTCCcgatctctccctctcccgCCGGGCCCGAAACCATGGCCGATAGTCGGAAACTTGCCGCAAATTGGCGGAGCGCCTCTCCACTCCCTCCTCGCCGACATGTCCGGAGAGTACGGACCTCTGATGTACCTCCGATTCGGCTCTGTCGATGTCGTTGTGGCGGCATCGGCAGCAATAGCAGAGCAATTCTTGAAGATTCGAGACACTAATTTCCTCAGCCGGCCGCCGAACGCCGGCGCTAAATATATAGCTTATAATTATCAGGACATGGTTTTTGCACCGTATGGTCCACGGTGGCGGTTACTCCGGAAGATCAGTGCCGTCCATCTGTTCTCCTCAAAAGCCCTAGAGGATCATCGGCGTGTACGCGAG GAGGAGGTGGGGGTGCTGGTACAGGCCCTTGCAAGGTCCGGAGAGGCACCGGCCACCTTGGGGAGTTTGCTCACCGTGTGCACAGCCAATGCCCTCGGGCGGACGATGATCGGCCGACGTGTTTTCGGCGATGGAAGTGGCGGTGGCGATCCAATGTCAGACCAGTTTAAGGCGATGGTAGAACAAGTCATGATTCTGTCCGGAAAGTTCAACCCCGGCGACTTTTTCCCGTCGCTTGATTGGCTTGATTTGCTGGGCGTGGCAAGAGAGATGAAAAAGGTCCACAAATGGTTCGATGATTTATTGTCCAAGATCCTGGAGGAGCACCGAAATTTATTGGccagcggcggcggcggcggcggcggtgagCACCAAGACTTGCTGAGCACGCTTCTGTCCGCAAGGGATCGTGCTGAAGATGAAAACGAGAAGCTGAATGACACTGAGATCAAAGCTTTGCTATTG AATATGTTCACAGCTGGAACCGACACGTCAGCAAGCACAGTCGAATGGGCCTTGGCGGAACTCATCAGACACCCAAAGATGATGCACCAGGCCCAACAAGAACTGGACTCTATAGTGGGCCGTGATCGGGTAGTTTCCGATCTGGACCTGCCGAAGCTCGGCTATCTCCAAGCGGTGGTGAAGGAAACATTCCGGCTCCACCCACCAACGCCGCTCTCCCTCCCCCGCATGGCTGCCGAGAGCTGCGAAATCAGCGGCTACCGTATCCCTAAGGGCTCCACTCTGTTGGTGGACGTATGGGCCATCAGCCGTGACCCAAAAGAATGGACAAGCCCACTCGAGTTTAGGCCCGATAGGTTCCTCCCCGGTGGCGAGAAGGCCCACGTCGATGTGAAGGGAAATGACTTTGGAGTGATTCCGTTTGGGGCTGGACGGAGGATCTGCGTGGGGATGAGTATGGGCCTGAGAATGGTCCAGATATTAACTGCCTCGCTGGTCCATTCGTTTGATTGGGCCTTGCCTAGCGGGCTTTCGCCCGGTGAGTTGAACATGGACGAGGCCTTTGGACTGACTCTGCGTCGGGCCCAGCCCTTGGTTGCACATCCTCGGCCCAGATTATCGCCTGGAGTTTATCAATGA
- the LOC111792336 gene encoding protein Asterix-like, whose protein sequence is MSTQANDPRQPSAAKPFVSPAVNPQDLPVDYSGFIAVVFGIAGVMFRYKLSSWLAIIFCAQSLANMRNMENDLKQISMAMMFAIMGLVTNYLGPARPGTKS, encoded by the exons ATGTCGACACAAGCGAACGATCCACGGCAGCCGTCGGCGGCGAAGCCTTTTGTTTCTCCGGCTGTGAACCCGCAAGATCTTCCCGTCGATTATTCCGGTTTCATCGCCGTAGTTTTTGGCATCGCTGGCGTCATGTTCAGG TACAAGCTTAGCTCTTGGCTAGCCATCATATTCTGCGCTCAATCGCTTGCTAATATGAGGAACATGGAGAACGATCTCAAGCAGATTTCCATGGCTATGAT GTTTGCCATCATGGGATTGGTAACGAATTACTTGGGTCCTGCACGACCAGGAACGAAGAGTTAA